TAAGGTGGAAACGCATAAGAGGAAGAGTCAAAGAAGAGGGCATGGAGTTTCTCATTTAGAATTTATGTGGACAATATGATATGGAAGGAATAGAAGACTATTGAAGGGGTAGAGAACTCCCGTATACATATTAGTAGagatttgtttgtttgtttttatgCTTTTTGTCCTCTGTATTTTGGAGTAAATTTGATAGAATAGTTAGTACTGAGGACAAGATGCCCATTGTAGAGTATAATACTTCTATGCAAAATTCTATAATTTTGTATTCATCTTGCCTGCTGAGTTTCCCCTTTCACATCAATAAAATTAACTTTatctaataataaaataaattatgacaATAATATTATCCATGAGACAGTGATGGGTCTCAGGCAAACTAAGATATGCGTCACAGAGCAATTCTGATGGAGATAGATTGATTCTAGATGCAACTCACATTGCCAATGAAACATTGGATTTGGGATTGACTAGTGGAGTTTAGGAATTTTATGGTGGTTGGACATAGGAAAGGCCTATGATCATGTTACCTAGAATTACCTAATATATCTATTGGCAAGAAGTGGTTTGGGGGTGAAATGAAGACAATGGATCGTATATCGCATATCCACTATGAGAATCTCTATCATGATCAAAGGCATTATTTCTCTTTATTGATCATAGTAGAGCCTTGAGACAAGGGACCCCTTTCCCCTCTGCTATTTCCTTTTGTAATGGAAGCTTTTAGTAGGCTATTAGAACAAGTGATTACGTGAAGACATTTAAATGGTTCAAGGTGAGTGGTTGGATGGAAGAAAATATATCCATTTATGACCTTCGGTTTTTGGATAATGCGCTAGCTTTTTCTGGTCAAAAGAGAGAGATCCAATATCTCTTTTGGAGGACCCTAGAGTGGTGTGAAGCAGTCTGTAGACACAGATTTAATATGAGGAAATTGGTAACTGATTCAGATGTATGATTGGAAAATGGCTCCTTCACCTATAAAATAATTTGGGCTCCCTCTTAAATATAAGATTAGCATGTAGAACTATGGATAAGGATCTGAGAATAAGTTGGATGGGTGAAAGTGGAAAACTTATCAAACGGGGATACTAATCCTTATCAAATCTATACCCTATCCGCCACCACTACATATTACATGTCTCTTTTCGATTCATCTCCAGTTGCTTTGAGGTAGAGAAGTTTACAAGGGATTCTCTATGGGAAGGTCaggaggaaaaaagaaatatcacttAATTGGATGGAATGAAGATATTCggaacaaggtaggagtggcctggTAAAGAAGATGAGAGAAATGAGGCTAAGATGGTTTGGATATGTGAAGAGGAGAAGTGTAGATGCCTAATGAGGAAGTGTGAGCGTTTGAAAATAGAGGTCATCAGGAGAGGTAGAGGCTGGccaaagaagtattggggagaggtgattagacatgacatgTGGCATCTTGAGCTTTCTGAGGACATGCCATTAGCTAGGAGGGTTTGGACGTTGCCGATCATAGTAGAAGGTTACTTGGTAGTTGAGTGATCTCTCGCTTTCCTATAGGATAGGATTGGAGGACAACTATTGCAAGGAAATATGGATGCCATGGTCATCTGTGCTGGTCAATCAGTTGTTATTGCCTGTGTAAAAGGAATGGAGACGGCACAGATAATTTACTTCTTCATTCTGAATTTGTACTCGAGCTTCGAAATTTGGTATATTCTCTGTTTAATGTCTCTTGGGTACTTCCTACCATATGGAGAAACTTTAGTGATCTGGAGATCAATAGAATAGAGAGTGAGAACGTCGCAACTAGCTCCCTTTTCTCTCTCTTGGATTATCTAGAGGAAAGGAACAGAATGATGTTACtgaaataaatgatcaagatcttcttcttattttgtaTAGCAGAATGCAAAACTATCAGACACCTATTTCCACTTTGCAGTGTTGCTAAGGAACTTGTTCTTTAATCTATTTGGGTTGCTATAGGTGGTTACTCCTAATAGTTTAAGACATACCTTCAGCTACTGGTACACGTGGAAGGTGCATACAGACAAAAGAAAGCTGTGACTTTCCAGTCTTGGATACAATTTTTGAACTCTATGGAGGGAAAGAAACGAGAGGTACTCTCGGGAAGAGGCCTCCTCTGTTCCAGCtttgaaaaaaagaatttaGTTGAATTTACATAGTTGGAAAACGTTTTTGGATGTAAGCATGTTACACAATTTTTGGCTTTAGTAGATCAAACTTTTACACAAAGTCAATGCATTGTACAAATTTTAATCCTAAGGGTACTTTTAAAAGAAAACTTTACTTTTTTAACAAAAATTCTGAAGAATTCCATAAGTAGATaattcatctttcaaaagatccAAGGAAGTGATGGATAATAAACTAAAATCTTAAGATTTCAAAAGTGTAATTGAAGGAGACATCAAGAAGAaaactaattaaatatatactcTTGATAAAACATGATAGCCTTTTACATttagaaatgaaagaaaaatactGTTTCCTAGAATGGCAAGAAAGAGATACTAGCTCCTCTACAACTTAAGTAGCCAATTAGATCACAACTTGACCGTGTTGCTATATGACAGCTAAATTAAGCTGGTGCTTCTTTgtgtttgttattgttttttctcgtattcctttttttctttaaattgaggattcatatagttgATCCTGTCTTATTTGGGACTAAGGcgtggtagttgttgttgttgttgctaatTTAATAAGGGGTTTTAAGTGTTGACATGGTTTATAATGCATATTCCCTAGATCGTGTCAGGAAAATCTACAAGAAGTTTCCTCGGCTTTCTGTGCCACACCATTTGGAGCTTGCAGATGACGATGACTTGCAAAAACTTTCTGAAGCCATTGCGGCAGCCAAAACACGAGTAGAAGGCTGTTCATCCTTTCTGAAAGCCGCTATCAAGTTAGATACTCTTTCTTTTGTTGCAGCCAATCCACATATATTTATCCATGCTTATCCTCTTCTTTGAAAACACGGCTGTTTCAGTTGCTGAAGGAGTTGTATAGTAGCTGTATTTCACTATGTAAAATAATATACTGATACCATACTATAGAACTCCTGGAAAGTAACACTTTCCTTAATTAGGTTCTAATGGAGCTAGTTGCATAATTTTCATTTGGACTCTTGATGCAACAACTTTATCCTAGTGCTTGCAGGATATTACCTTTGACTCACTAGTCATGGTTCTTCCTCCAGAATACATCATTTTCATACGGATGTCCAAATTCGTCGTGGATCATGATTGTATTGTATCTTTTGGATGAGACTGTTTACTCGagtcttattatttttgtttagcCCCTCGATAGAGTAGGATAACATCCTTGATGCATGTGCTTGTCCTTCTGCAAGACTTGTTATCTTGTTGGAAGTACTTATTCCTTTTGCCATCCAGGAAGGTGAAAAAGGTAACTATGCTTTGTAGGTGGTCAGCAGAATTTGGCGCTCATAGGTATGGATCTCCGGAGCTGCATGACATGCTGGCAGATTATATGTATTCAGAGTCTCCTGAAGTGGTACATTATAGAAGCTGATGCTCTCTAGCTCTTGGTACAAGAAAGAAAAAGTGTCGGTTCTGTTCCATAGATTATTACTTTCTTGATTTTTAATGGGACAAATGAGGGCCTAAGATGACTTGTAAAACAAGTAGCTGATCGTAAAAATGATTACCTTGTTTTACTGCTTTGTGGCAGATCATTTGGTAACTTAAGAAAATCCATTATTTACTTGTGAAGAAACGTGAGTTTTCTTTTGTTAATGAACCTGAACTTGATGGGGGTTTTCTTGATAGTCAATTGATTAGGGCTGAATTACAGTTAACGTCGTCGAATCCCATCTTTGCAGGACATTGGTAAAGTATCTTTTCATTTTGTGAGAGGAAGGAACCCAAAGAAATTTGCTTCAGCTCTTGTAAATTTCATGGGCAAGGTAAGCTTTGGAGGCCCttactattatcattattctGATATCTAGATATCACTGGACACATAAAAAGCTCAAAAAAAAATGGATTTATATTTTTGCTAAGTTTTTGTCAAAAAAAtggatttatatttttgttaagAATTTGCTTAAGAAAATAGTTTTTGCTAAGTTtttgtcaaaaatgacctatTAACCACATGTataatttgatttcaaattttgtATAACTCATAACATTTAAATGCAGTGCTATCCAGGAGAAGATGATTTGTCTATTGTGCGAGCTATTCTGATGTGAGTACAGATGGAATATAGaacctgtttggattgacttatttttaagcaacttataagttgaaaactttttttttgacttataagctgttttcaacttataaactgcttaaaacaagttcatccaaataaacccaactatttattggggcttattttaagcacaaaatgactttaagttggccagtcaaacactcaaaaaaaactgaaaacaacttataaaccaATCAAACGGCCTCATAGTTTAGTTACTTGAATTTGGTGGTCCTAATTAAGCTATCCAACTTCTGTTGGTTGATATTCTGAACATTAAACTTCAACAAACCTTTTTTAAGCATGTCTGTGTATTCTCAACAAAATTTCTGGGCATTTACAACAATCTGTGATAGGCTGATTGTTGAAGCTAATTTGCTAAAGTACGTAACTTCCTACTTGGAACGCATTTAGACTACTCTACACCGATACTAGATGTCTCTACTGCTTCTTTCTATCTCCCTCTTCTCTTGACTTTCATGAACATCCGATTACATGCTCTGTTATCTGGCTTGGGTAGTTGGGTTTCTAACTTTTATCAAAATACTGATTCAGAAGTTAAGGTAACGGCAAAATGACAGCAAAAGAAAATTGAATATAGACTTGCATTCTCAAAGAAATGTTACAAACAGGTCCCTTTTCTCCAAATGGCTTTGGTATATCGAACAGTGATAAATGTAAAATCAGATATAATAAAAGCAGTACGTAAAAGCACAGAATAGCAGTGAAAGAAGATtaaaaacaagaagaaaaggATGAAGGAAGATATACGGACGGCTGCGGGCGTGGAATCAACACCGCCTTTGAACCAGCAGAGCTTCTGCATCTTCTTCTATGAAGTTCAAACCAGGCTTTCCTTTTCTTCTccactttttcttccttttcatttttatatatGGTTCTATTTCTCATTTAAACAAGGTTCTCCACTCCTTCAAACCAGGTTCTCCTACTTCTTAAAAAGGTCGAGTATTACTTCATAGACACATTTGAGTAGCTAAAGCAATAGCGATAAAAGTTACGGTCACTTCTTAGTTGTAGCATATGTTTGTTGCTATAGCAATAATGATGTTTCTGCTAAACAAACagttcaaaagaaaaatagtagCAATGTCTAAGGTTTAGGTTTGTATCTCTATATTTCTCTCTATTACAAGAAGGCCCAGAATGTATATTCTTTTGGAAATTTTCTTGGTCCTATTTGGTGTCTCAAATCATGTcaatccaaaataaaaaatgatgaaaattttgttatACAAATGTGACAGCATGTGTCCTGGCCGTGTTTGTGTGCGAGAAATATCCCACTTAAACAGGTAGCATTAAATTTGGTGTCTGTGCTTCATGGACCGCTACAACTTTAATTTGCTCCATGCTCGTAAGGAATGTAGTGAGAAACCTTTGGGTTGCCTAATAGTGCAATCACCTGCATGCTCTCATCGTCTTATAGGAACTATTAGCGTCCTTAAGCCTTACATTCTCAATGTTTGTTTGTTGAGCCTATGGTTCTATTGTTATCTCTTTGCTTTGGCAGGTACTTGTCTTTGGGAAACCTAAGAGATGCTAACAAGCTCATGGATGAGGTGAAAATGGAAGTCGAattgaaaaatcttaacttcCCTAGCTCAGAATTAACACAGTTTGTGAACTATCTCCTCCTGACGTAAGTTCCAATCGTGCTTTGGACACTAATTAATTGTTCATGTGGCAAATATAATATTTCTTTGCTGCATCCTTTTGTACATGATTAAGCTGTCATTCACACTTCACAAACTCAATTTATGATACAGGTTGCAGAGGGATGCTTTACCTTTGTTTAACATGCTGAGACAAACCTACAAATCTAGTATAGATAGAGAATCTATGTTTAATGAAGTGAGTTGCATGCATACACTGGGATACTTAGTTATATCTTTTCACTTTCATATGTTTGTCTTTACAGCTATTATGATGCATAAGAATAAGACACTTCTGTTTCAGATCAGAGTGACGATTTTCCTCCTAATGTTAACTGTCTCTGTGGTTTAGTTGCTAGACGAAATTGCAGAGAAGTTCTATGGAGTTCGACGTAGAAATCCTCTTGAGGGGATTGGAGATTTCTTCAAGGTAATGGTATTCTCACATTAGGCAGTTAGGAGAAATCGTAAGAGTACGTCTGAAAAGTCAGCTATCTTTACCCCCTTATGTTTTTACTTGTGGAACATAATCCCCCAGCTACACACACAACTTCCATGAAACAATTTACTATTGTGAATTGGTTTGGTTTCTCCATATAAATCAGTGAGAAGTGCACTTCACTTGCTCAAAATTGGTAAATGTGATCAAAATACATTTCACCTCCATAACATACACTATGACAAAGTGTTCTTCCCCCTTTCGACGTGAGTGGGGAAGAAGCACATTTTCTATTAGTTTGGTGAAAAGCAAACAGTTCCTGTTAGTCCATATATTTAGAGGCGTTGCTTTGCTACAAATACACAAGTGTGACTAGTCTGATGGGAAATACTATTCATGCAGCTCTTTTAGTTGGTGTATGGAGATAAATCTGACTTTCTGAAATAAGAACTTTTAATGTTGCAGATGATGGGAGGCGAATAATGTGAAGTGATGAACTCCATATAAATTGTGGCATTCTCCCTTGCGTTTAAAAGGGACGATTTAACCTCAATTATGGATATTCTTCTGCTTGTCTTAGCAAAATATTAATGGAGCAAatgtttctttttttgaatCTAAAGTACGTTATCCATGCCTCACTGTGTTGTGTTAGAAATGTTTTTGTTTTGGTGATATAATTTGAGAGTGGAAAGTGTGAGATTTCCACTATTTCTAGCCCCGGACTAATACTGTAATACCATCACCATACCAAACTAATTCGGTATGATTTGGTATTTTATGGTACGGTAAATTGGTAACCATAGTTTGATCGACTTTAACTTACATGTATAACCTAAAAAGAACATTTCAATTAAGATAGAGTAGTCAAACGTCCAacatctaaataattaattttgtattaatattattttgtatatttgCTAGTAttgtaatatatatatgaagtttaTATGTAACTATACACTTCGATATAGTATTTGGtatttcaatatatatttttaaaatatcgaATACCGTACTAAATATCAAActttcataaaatacatatcaaATATCATACTACCGAAATAATGATATCAAAATTACAATCTCAATATGGTATTCGATATCTACCCTGACCtgccgtgagtggcacccacaatAACCCtctggtgggagaaccaactaTAACTCAACACTTAACTAATTTAACCCATTGCAAACATATTCATGAAGCAAAACATTAAATAAAACATTGGTAAATAGTTTAAAACACGAAAAACAACTGACTTCCAATAAAATCAATCAAGTATAACAAAACTATCGCGGAAAAATACtccctagaacctgaaagtcattgtaccaaaactctattTAACCAATCTAGAATAgaggggatgcaaccccaaataagaaaacaataaaCTAATGTCTAAGATGTCTGTGTCCGAAGAGATGGACAAAGAAATTAAGAGGAATCCACGGCAACCTAAACGAGATAACTCACCCTTAGATTCGAATAGTGGAAGTCTTACAACTGAGGTCTTTCGGCAGTCACCAAAAATAGAGCAAGTACAAAATCAGTACTCAAACagagtgtactggtaggatcacataGCTAGTTTCAATAAATGAAATATGAACAAGAAATCACAACTTAGTAAAGCAAATAATACATAATTACATCACAATTATAGCAACACCTGGACTCTAGTCCTTACATTCGAAATATTATGCACAATGAGCATGATCAATCACAGCGTAACCGCCAatttggttctctcatggaacccacacACAAACTGTTAATGTTCCGACGTAGTACCCGATTCGAATCATAGTTAGTGTACCGGCGTGGTACCCGATGTAATTGTACCATCGTGGTACCCTATCCAAATGTACCAGTGTACTACCCTATCCAAAAGgaaatcacatatcacaatcacattcaCAATGAACAACAATCACACTTGTACAACCAAGTAACACATTCATTACATGTAATTTGATTACCATTACCATTTCAAATCATGTTGTTTCCTTTtccctaatcatatatcatgaaTGCAATACGAATGAAGTAGTTAACATGCATATATAACATAAACGGAAAAAACACaactatcacctacctcgaaacaaGCCTAAATTCTCTAAAGAACCTaagcttttcctttttgaagtgttttagcttgttcttggtctaaaaaaacCAAAATATAATAATCAATTATCAATGGCCTAATTTATCCATATTATAACTCGAATCCTAACCCTTTGCCAATTCCATGATCATCCCACCCAACTAGAATTTTTTCCACCATTAACTCAAGTTAAAGGCCCTTCCTAAGATAATCACTATAGATTCTAAGATCCAAGAACGAAAATACAAGTTAGGGGAGTAATTAATGTACCTTTATCATAACAATTagtgaaaattgaagaaaatagcCCTAAGTTGTCTCTATGTTCTAAGAACGAAGTTTTAGGGGACTTTTCTGTATTAAATCTGTGACTGGCCCACTATAGTGGCCACCAACCAGTTATAACGGCCCCTCCATAGAAAGATTCCACCCGCTATAGCAGTTTGCACACAGACAAAAACTTGAAATTCTACCCCCAATCCCATATTTCACAACACAACCTCAAACCTTGACGTTCTAAAATAATCCTTTCACGCCAAGTTCAATATCTAGAATTTTACTCACTCGAATTCACTTTCGAAAAGTTCTATGGACTTCTTAACGCCTTAGCTATGTAAAATAAAATCCAATCTTATACATTAACTCCAATCCATTCTCAGATTACCCTATACCTCATCATACTCAAATTTCATCTAAGACTAGCCTAACCTAAAATTTTTAAGTTACTGCCCAAAAAGTTTTCTGACCCAAATTCTTTCACTATTGTTTTTCTCATAATGATTGAAAGGAGTTGTTATAATAGACACCAATTTATCCATCGTTCATCCCCGAAcgatcaaataaaaaaatatggctAAGTCAAAAATAGAGTAGTACCTGAGTTCTCAAACAAGCGAGGGTACTTGTCCTGCATGTCCTTCTCGATTTTCCAAGTGCCTTTCTCAACCAGAAGATGATTTCATTGTACATTTACTAATTTGATCTCTTTAGTTCTCAACTTCCATACATcacgatcaagaattgcaatCAGTCCCTCCTCATACTGAAGATCCCTGTCCAACAATATTGAGTCCCACTTGATAATATAATCTCCATCCCAATAGTAACATTTCAACATAGTTACATGAAATATTAGATGGACTCTAGAAAAATTAGGTGGAAAAGCTAATCTATATGTCACTAGCCcaacacaatcaagaatttcaaagGGACTAATGTAACGAGAGTTAAGCTTACCCTTATTGCCAAACCTCATGACTTCTTTCATATGAAACACCTTCAATAGGAATTTCTCACCATCCTGAAACGTCATGTCCCTCACTTTGCGGTCTACATACTTCTTTTGCCTACTCTGGACTACCAAAAGCTTGGTTTGAATACCTCTTACCTTTTTCTGAGCCTCTATTACACAATCAACACCCAATAGTTTCACCTTGCTAGCCTTAAACCACCCTCTGGGTGATCTACATCCCCTCCCATAAAGTGCTTCAAAAGTGTCATATAAATgttggagtgataactattattgtaagagaACTCACACAAGGATAGAAATTGATCCCAATGGCtcccaaagtcaatcacacatgctctcaacatgtcctccaaTACTTGAATCACTCTCcgactgaccatcagtctggGGGTAAAAAGTTGTGTTGAAGATGAGTTGGGTTCCCAACTCCTCATGCAACTTACCCAAGAACTTTGAAATAAATGAGTTTCacggtctgaaatgataaaaaGGTGCACTCCGTGcaaccttactatctctttgacATAAATCTTCACCAACTGTTGATAATTATAATCCACTCTGACGAGATGAAGTAGGTTGATATAGTCAACCTATCAACAATAACCCAGATTGAGTCATACTTCCCCAATGTCTTAGGAAGACCTACCACAAAATTCATGGCTATACTTTGCCActtctattcaagaataggcgAAGAAAACCTgcaggcctttggtgctcatacttcacctgtTGACATTTTTTggcacttagacacaaactcaACTATGTCTTTTTTCATCCCATGCCACCAATAAAGCTTCCTTAAATCACAATACATTTTGGTGACACTCTGATGAATAGTGTACCGCAAACCATGAGAATTTATCACACATTTTGAATTAAATCATCAACTCAGGGAACACAAATACTTTCCTTAAACCTGAGCACTCTACCTGAATCGAGAGTGGCATCCTAAGACTCACCATACACCACCTTGATTCTTAGCTTTGATTTTCTCGATAAAATATGGGTCTAACCTCCAATTACTTAGCTTTGATTTTCTCAATAAATGTGGGTCTAACCTCAATATTAGATAAAATCCCATCCTTTTCTGAGATACCTAACTACATGAACTTAGACTCCAAAGCCTGAATCTCTTTGGCCAGAGATCATTTAGACACCCCTAAGCAAGCCAGACTTGCCATATTAACTGTCTTCCGACTCAAAGCATCTgccaccacattagccttacttgGATGGTATTGAATGATGACGTCataatccttaagcaactccatCTATCTTTTCTGGATAAGATTCAAATATTTCTAAGTGAACACATGTTGAAAGCAAAAATGATCTGTGAACATCTCTATGAGATcctagaagttgaaaagttcTAAGATGgggatcaaaagatgaatttccTGAAAAACTCAATTTATGCCATCGTGTGCTACCGGGATGGACATTCAGAAACTCAGACCTACAGGGAAAGGTCCACAAGTCGTGGTAAGCACCACTAGTCGTGGTGCCCTCCGTAGTGACCCTTTCCTACCCTGAGACCCTCACACGCCAAGTTAAGGACCACGTCTACACCACCATAAGTCGTTTGGCTTTCACGGACTGTGATGGGTCTCGTGGTGGCACCCTTTCAAACCATTCATTTTCAGAATTTGAAGTCTATCATCACGATCCTGGATACGGCCTGTATTAACCTTCACGTGCTATGGTAAGGGTCCGTCCTGGATTTCGGATTTAGTTTTAAGTTGGGattattttgttcatttccctatatttcattaatgaatgtggatgattTTTAAGGCTAGATTCTTACttattaactaacctaaattcccttaaccctctcattctcaccataattcccaaaatcataaaatcttctctccaagttttctctcaagagttttcttcttcctcaagcaattcaaaggatttcttcaaggtcaagcttccattctcttcaatttagggctcaaaaggtcaaggtatgtgggacttcatccatgggtacctttcacccatggaattccaaag
This sequence is a window from Solanum dulcamara chromosome 10, daSolDulc1.2, whole genome shotgun sequence. Protein-coding genes within it:
- the LOC129904922 gene encoding protein GET4-like — its product is MFRERVRRVIQPPAQENIDKLEKVVKEGNYYGAQQMYKSTSARYASAERYSDALNVLQSGACLQLDKAQITCGAELSLLFAETLAKSKVPYDEDTLDRVRKIYKKFPRLSVPHHLELADDDDLQKLSEAIAAAKTRVEGCSSFLKAAIKWSAEFGAHRYGSPELHDMLADYMYSESPEVDIGKVSFHFVRGRNPKKFASALVNFMGKCYPGEDDLSIVRAILMYLSLGNLRDANKLMDEVKMEVELKNLNFPSSELTQFVNYLLLTLQRDALPLFNMLRQTYKSSIDRESMFNELLDEIAEKFYGVRRRNPLEGIGDFFKMMGGE